The following proteins come from a genomic window of Bacillus sp. Marseille-P3661:
- a CDS encoding 5-bromo-4-chloroindolyl phosphate hydrolysis family protein, which yields MKSILKFIFRGFIATNITILTGATAWFGFEQSFLISIGLGALAGITTQYMLKWRDQNATIKQNQLTKKEYKYIQQNLKEASTKIKRFNKALLGIRSISAVKKMAKLQRMVYQIYQIVKKEPKRFFQADRFFFYHLDTIVELSERYILLVKQPVNDPIIRESLKETEQTLDKLVQSLETDLLNVLANDIHTLKMGLDVAKQTFKQEQPLLPNERINKR from the coding sequence ATGAAATCCATCTTAAAATTTATTTTCCGTGGGTTTATAGCTACAAATATAACAATCCTTACCGGAGCAACCGCTTGGTTTGGTTTTGAGCAATCATTTTTAATCTCGATTGGATTGGGCGCTTTAGCTGGGATTACCACGCAATATATGTTAAAATGGCGCGATCAAAATGCGACAATTAAACAAAATCAGCTAACTAAAAAAGAATATAAGTATATCCAGCAAAACTTAAAAGAGGCAAGTACTAAAATAAAACGATTTAATAAAGCGCTTTTAGGTATTCGTTCCATTAGTGCTGTCAAGAAAATGGCCAAGCTCCAACGAATGGTCTACCAAATTTATCAAATCGTCAAAAAAGAACCGAAACGATTTTTTCAAGCTGACCGTTTTTTCTTTTACCATTTAGATACAATTGTTGAGTTGTCAGAACGATATATTCTACTCGTTAAACAGCCTGTTAACGACCCTATCATACGTGAATCATTAAAGGAAACAGAACAAACTCTAGATAAATTGGTTCAGTCACTCGAAACAGATTTGCTTAATGTCTTAGCAAATGATATTCATACCTTAAAAATGGGACTAGATGTTGCTAAACAAACCTTTAAACAAGAACAACCACTATTGCCAAATGAAAGGATTAACAAGAGATGA
- a CDS encoding toxic anion resistance protein: MNNVPKSSHLNVNDSLASLQTESLPEADYQKVIDLVTQLNIADPLTILEFGTAAQEKLALFSQRIIDHIRKKDSGALNRILNELIQKLELVNPDDLQPPKKKYFKVSFFFKKSSTFNEVSSKYQKLGAQIDRISAHLNYQIKTLQEDNELLELLYQQNNEYLAELNNYISAGEMILNRLCATKVDKLEMTEHSKSEWFNQQEIKDLEEYVQLLEKRLHDLMVSRLLSLQNRPQLRLLINTNTALMESIQSAILTSIPVWRNQIAGSLTMLRQKKAIETKNQMLIVDKTAEKNGQVLTSLNQTQTTIIQSSLETLRLEQDHITKRQQTEQNFINMGLELKKLLPPGEPKL; encoded by the coding sequence ATGAATAACGTTCCAAAGTCTAGCCATTTAAATGTCAATGATTCACTAGCCTCCCTTCAAACTGAATCATTGCCTGAGGCTGACTATCAAAAAGTTATCGATCTAGTAACCCAACTGAATATCGCCGATCCGCTCACTATTCTTGAATTTGGAACTGCCGCTCAAGAAAAACTAGCACTTTTTTCTCAAAGAATCATTGACCATATTCGAAAAAAAGACTCAGGAGCCCTTAATAGGATATTAAATGAGCTCATTCAAAAGTTAGAGCTTGTTAATCCAGATGACCTTCAACCACCTAAAAAGAAATATTTTAAAGTTTCATTTTTTTTTAAGAAGAGCAGTACTTTCAATGAAGTTTCTTCAAAATACCAGAAACTCGGCGCACAAATAGACAGGATTTCAGCACATTTAAATTATCAAATCAAAACGCTACAAGAAGATAACGAATTGTTAGAGCTTTTATATCAGCAAAACAACGAGTATCTTGCTGAACTCAACAATTATATTTCTGCTGGTGAAATGATCCTAAATCGTCTTTGCGCTACAAAAGTTGATAAGCTAGAAATGACTGAGCATTCTAAAAGCGAATGGTTCAATCAACAGGAGATAAAAGACTTGGAGGAGTATGTACAGCTGCTTGAAAAACGTCTTCATGATTTAATGGTAAGTAGACTATTATCTCTCCAAAATAGACCACAGCTGCGCTTATTAATAAATACGAATACCGCATTAATGGAAAGTATCCAATCAGCCATTCTGACATCGATCCCTGTATGGCGAAATCAAATTGCTGGTTCACTGACAATGTTAAGGCAAAAAAAAGCGATCGAAACGAAGAATCAAATGCTAATAGTAGATAAAACAGCAGAGAAAAATGGACAAGTTCTTACATCTTTAAATCAAACTCAAACGACCATAATTCAGTCTTCATTAGAAACGTTACGGCTAGAGCAAGATCATATCACTAAGCGCCAACAAACAGAACAGAACTTTATCAATATGGGTTTAGAATTAAAAAAATTATTGCCACCGGGTGAACCAAAGCTATAG